The following are encoded together in the Xiphophorus hellerii strain 12219 chromosome 3, Xiphophorus_hellerii-4.1, whole genome shotgun sequence genome:
- the LOC116715643 gene encoding collagen alpha-1(III) chain-like, which translates to MVGPVCVQVVSGAAGPPASPQDEERPAQPGAVPLPALRGPAGPGGLTEPSESRDPSAAEPRGAERRPAAAVPAGRGDGERSSGRRGGAGGAAAAGGAAPGPNPLQNQGEEEPEQEPGLGPEGGVSGPGPPLTVQLLLGALMVAMVTCSGRQAEITHHSGGRR; encoded by the exons ATGGTTGGTCCTGTTTGTGTCCAGGTTGTATCAGGGGCCGCTGGTCCACCAGCTAGTCCACAGGATGAGGAGCGACCGGCCCAGCCAGGAGCTGTACCGCTCCCTGCTCTCCGTGGTCCGGCGGGTCCGGGCGGCCTCACAGAACCGTCGGAAAGCCGCGACCCGTCGGCGGCGGAACCCAGAGGAGCCGAGCGCCGACCTGCGGCGGCTGTTCCTGCGGGACGAGGAGACGGAGAGCGAAGCTCGGGTCGCCGTGGCGGCGCAGGAGGAGCTGcggctgcaggaggagctgctcCAGGTCCGAACCCGCTACAGAACCAAGGAGAGGAGGAACCGGAGCAAGAACCCGGACTTGGCCCGGAAGGAGGAGTGTCGGGGCCGGGACCTCCTCTGACCGTCCAGCTCCTCCTGGGGGCTTTGATGGTCGCCATGGTTACCTGCTCTGGTCGGC AGGCAGAAATCACTCATCATTCTGGAGGCAGAAGGTAA